In Arachis stenosperma cultivar V10309 chromosome 1, arast.V10309.gnm1.PFL2, whole genome shotgun sequence, one DNA window encodes the following:
- the LOC130946765 gene encoding rac-like GTP-binding protein ARAC8 — MASTASRFIKCVTVGDGAVGKTCMLICYTSNKFPTDYIPTVFDNFSANVVVEGTTVNLGLWDTAGQEDYNRLRPLSYRGADVFVLAFSLVSGASYENVLKKWIPELQHFAPGVPVVLVGTKLDLREDKHYLADHPSLVPVTREQGEELRKRIGASYYIECSSKTQQNVKAVFDAAIKVVIKPPQKQQEKKKKPRPGCLLNIFCGRNIVGLK; from the exons ATGGCTTCAACTGCTTCTAGGTTCATCAAGTGTGTCACAGTTGGTGATGGAGCTGTAGGGAAAACCTGCATGCTCATTTGCTACACAAGCAACAAATTCCCCACT GACTATATTCCCACAGTGTTTGATAATTTCAGTGCAAATGTGGTAGTTGAAGGCACAACTGTCAATTTAGGCCTTTGGGACACTGCTG GGCAAGAGGACTACAATAGATTGAGGCCTCTGAGCTACAGAGGCGCAGATGTATTTGTATTGGCTTTCTCTCTTGTTAGTGGCGCGAGCTATGAGAATGTCTTGAAGAAG TGGATCCCAGAGCTGCAGCATTTTGCCCCTGGTGTTCCAGTGGTACTAGTTGGCACCAAATTAG ATCTTCGCGAAGACAAGCACTATCTAGCCGATCATCCCAGTCTGGTGCCTGTGACTCGTGAGCAG GGGGAGGAACTACGGAAACGAATAGGAGCTAGCTATTATATTGAGTGCAGCTCAAAAACTCAGCAG AATGTGAAGGCGGTTTTCGATGCGGCAATCAAGGTGGTGATCAAGCCTCCACAGAAGCaacaagagaagaagaagaaaccgcGTCCCGGGTGTCTATT AAATATCTTCTGTGGAAGGAATATTGTTGGTCTTAAATGA